Proteins from a genomic interval of Leishmania infantum JPCM5 genome chromosome 11:
- a CDS encoding putative 60S ribosomal protein L24 produces the protein MRIEQCSFCSAPIYPGHGQVFVRNDCKVFRFCSSKCRKNFGMKRNPMKLKWTKTFRKANGKELAVDSTMDFEQRRNIPVKYNRELLGDTLKVMKRVEKIKQRRQEDLWARRMEKARLQEKQEAASALKHNIDWIEDVEIKHKARDDLVAIQQEREDKKAKRREANKKRHQKQRLAEKATGTSAFRSAKKK, from the coding sequence ATGAGGATTGAGCAGTGCTCCTTCTGCAGTGCCCCGATCTACCCGGGGCACGGGCAGGTGTTCGTGCGCAACGACTGCAAGGTCTTTCGCTTCTGCTCTAGCAAGTGCCGCAAGAACTTCGGCATGAAACGCAACCCGATGAAGCTGAAGTGGACGAAGACGTTCCGCAAGGCAAACGGCAAGGAGCTGGCGGTGGATAGCACCATGGACtttgagcagcgccgcaacaTTCCTGTCAAGTACAACCGCGAACTGCTGGGCGACACGCTGAAGGTGATGAAGCGCGTCGAGAAGAtcaagcagcggcgtcagGAGGACTTGTGGGCGAGGCGCATGGAGAAGGCCCGCCTTCAAGAGAAGCAAGAAGCTGCCTCGGCGCTTAAGCACAACATCGACTGGATCGAGGACGTTGAGATCAAGCACAAGGCGCGTGACGACCTGGTGGCCATCCAGCAGGAGCGCGAGGacaagaaggcgaagcgcCGAGAGGCTAACAAGAAGCGTCACCAGAAGCAGCGCCTGGCCGAGAAGGCTACGGGCACGTCCGCCTTCCGTTCTGCCAAGAAGAAGTag
- a CDS encoding putative ATPase, with protein MVLTRSQAKRGRSSDVGDDDDSSVVGPVSSDADTSDGEDVHRRSTAKPRSFPAETTPIKNGSLASGQRGASLLVSPQGERLGRGCRVPHATVSLDEQYLAASLRRSKPLQRSPGHRGNDGDGVARTRSSDEENDALATHSRYPQREAAKRAMENLRSTLAHPNGAAGRGGSGAADDEDSDSNSMGAFNFRHHPELEEEIKKSREMYRRRCRNRNSASDDDEDESTASSSSEESADENAPARRATRGRPRLSTDWRGSAAAPSSNSPAGATTRRARAADADAVPIDSSISDASMREESVERMAQQDQRAGPSSSSSESGEGSLTGDFMTEAQRRHAVRQARESVTENININHYMADAVGVKDSKKVRRRQLDRRYRWLMHQEEDARTRADGYGGCAGAADGGSGGAATTANGALGDISPLQIDDGITFDSVGGLPEHIVTLREMVLLPLLYPDLFERLDLKAPRGVLFVGPPGTGKTLMARALANEGSGFARGSNTGGATPSQQQHRITFFVRKGADLLSKWVGESERQLKLLFEEAKRLQPSIIFFDEVDGLAPARHAKAEQTQAALVSTLLALLDGLEDRGQVVVIGATNRPDTLDPALRRPGRFDRELVFPLPDAAARRHILTIQLAKKAMPGNAAQRAALLKDLVEMTEGYTGADLAALCTEASLHRLRTALPQLYLSSQRLRVPSDVEKTQLHVRTEDFYAAAQLMQPSLRRPRNRGASGVTDSFLDPYIEVLLRGTRDATLAALAPSWSLVDKALRAGSRDCQDMATAVRSLCTVPIPQPPRPCLLVLREASDDLPSSWCAAAAAPVNRSAEQHQQQRTLRLHHLAISLLKGLPRLPQLTVHLPQLCWDDSESRGAWRASAAVADDCLGDGSGSRFAGISFTHMSHVVDSVRQCSPCVVYLSGVEEWLRGTSAERETAATDLSSDDEGVVRAGSEAASHTDSSRPDAFTTSADAKVAIDGAEGLSPVHQQQLSRRRQHLLQVFRYYLNTMADTDVIFLLPCATAATCELLIGPESPAPAASKPRTASTALSPQQLDSLSPSSPTLQADPPSAVQLRRFSARQQLLHPQFSVVVAAVSAAPLPNDLRHFVEYVYRIVAMTLQLHHRTAVASATSEPTKVHGETRATAAVGPSGALVVDKAPPSSPLSAANLRARRRADRAQRCELWRRVEYRRLQLRHVLMKWVSQYINSGKFKLLASADLDLAADSPQFKSWQQHTRHHRIGLQDILEKIEDEAYVCLSQYHDDIDQLVRNVRSFFRTRAAQDQRYRLKALDLKETCLLNMYKLNRAVIRFCEETRDIHEPSSDEDAADVGEAQRVGAEGPGRDPTALVSKDADPALIAEQSRRAMSFSQRPSAPVRRKSRRYYGERRRRRKPKKDSKAETRKTADEVVLTSDGGGDDDSVDGDEEGERVSNEGSASEKQAAAPAAEEEDVTANGSRTSASGMAKDRASVLITASSAQDWACGLLASLSYTRLYQVFKSMMRGLEMEVRGAECQVTSTVLPGEARKPNDAAGVPLIVTGDSERAPDAYAATVFRQLLLAAVGE; from the coding sequence ATGGTGCTCACACGATCACAGGCCAAGCGCggtcgcagcagcgacgttggggatgacgacgacagcaGTGTAGTTGGCCCCGTCTCTTCGGACGCTGACACTTCAGACGGCGAAGATGTCCATCGCCGATCAACAGCAAAGCCGCGCTCGTTTCCTGCCGAGACAACACCCATAAAGAACGGCAGTTTGGCGAGTGGGCAGCGTGGCGCATCGCTGCTCGTGTCGCCGCAGGGAGAGCGACTTGGCCGCGGATGTCGGGTGCCACATGCCACCGTCTCCCTCGACGAGCAGTATCTCGCGGCCTCGTTGCGCCGCTCGAAGCCTCTGCAACGCAGCCCGGGACACCGTGGCAACGACGGGGACGGCGTAGCAAGGAcgagaagcagcgacgaAGAGAACGATGCCCTCGCCACCCACTCCCGATACCCGCAACGGGAGGCAGCGAAGAGGGCGATGGAGAATCTTCGCAGCACGCTCGCCCACCCCAACGGGGCTGCCGGacgtggcggcagtggcgcggcGGACGATGAGGACAGCGACAGCAATAGCATGGGCGCTTTCAACTTTCGCCATCACCCGGaactggaggaggagatcaaGAAGAGCCGCGAGATGTatcggcggcgatgccgcaaCAGGAACAGTGCTagcgacgatgacgaggatgagTCCAccgcttcttcctcctctgaGGAATCCGCCGATGAGAATGCTCCTGCCCGACGAGCCACGCGTGGGCGGCCTCGCCTCTCTACGGACTGGCgtggcagcgcggcggcaccgtcgtcaAACTCCCCAGCAGGGGCGACGACACGTCGCGcccgcgctgccgacgctgatGCCGTGCCGATCGACTCGTCCATCAGCGACGCCTCCATGCGGGAAGAAAGCGTCGAGCggatggcgcagcaggaCCAGCGCGCCGgcccctcctcgtcctccagcgaAAGCGGTGAAGGCAGTCTCACTGGCGACTTCatgacggaggcgcagcggcgccacgccgtccgccAAGCCCGCGAGAGCGTCACTGAGAACATCAACATCAACCACTACATGgcggacgccgtcggcgtaAAGGACTCGAAGAaagtccgccgccgccagctggATCGGCGCTACCGCTGGCTGATGCAccaggaggaggatgcgcgAACGCGGGCCGACGGCTatggcggctgcgcaggcgcagcggacggcgggagtggcggtgcggcgacaACGGCGAACGGGGCGCTGGGGGACATCTCGCCCCTGCAGATCGATGACGGCATCACCTTCGACAGCGTTGGCGGTCTTCCGGAGCACATCGTGACGCTGCGGGAGATGGTGTTGCTCCCGCTGCTCTACCCGGATCTGTTCGAGCGCCTTGACCTCAAGGCACCGCGTGGTGTGCTCTTCGTCGGCCCGCCCGGCACAGGGAAGACACTGATGGCTCGCGCGCTTGCCAACGAGGGGTCGGGGTTtgcgcgcggcagcaacaCAGGCGGGGCGAcaccgtcgcagcagcagcatcgcatCACGTTCTTTGTTCGAAAAGGTGCGGATTTGCTCTCGAAGTGGGTAGGTGAAAGTGAGCGCCAGCTGAAGCTTCTCttcgaggaggcgaagcggctGCAGCCGAGCATCATCTTCTTCGACGAGGTGGACGGCCTCGCACCGGCGCGGCACGCCAAGGCGGAGCAGACACAGGCCGCCCTCGTCTCGACGTTGCTGGCGCTCCTGGACGGCCTGGAGGACCGCGGGCAGGTGGTCGTGATTGGGGCGACGAACCGGCCAGACACACTGGACCCCGCCCTGCGGCGCCCCGGCAGGTTTGATCGGGAGCTTGTGTTTCCGCTCCcagatgcggcggcgcggcgacacATCTTGACCATCCAgctggcgaagaaggcgatgCCTGGCAATGCGGCACAGCGCGCAGCCCTGTTGAAGGACTTGGTCGAGATGACTGAGGGCTACACTGGCGCCGACCTGGCTGCGCTGTGCACCGAAGCCAGtcttcaccgcctccgcacGGCACTTCCGCAGCTCTACCTTAGCAGCCAACGCTTGCGAGTGCCAAGCGATGTGGAGAAGACACagctgcacgtgcgcaccgaAGACTTCTACGCTGCAGCTCAACTGATGCAGCCATCGCTGCGCCGTCCTCGCAACCGCGGTGCCAGCGGAGTGACGGATTCCTTTCTGGATCCGTATATCgaagtgctgctgcgcggcacgcGCGACGCGACGCTCGCGGCAttggcgccgtcgtggtCGCTGGTCGACAAGGCGTTACGAGCCGGCTCACGCGACTGTCAAGATATGGCTACGGCGGTCCGCTCACTCTGCACGGTTCCGATTCCGCAGCCACCGCGACCATGCTTGCTTGTGCTCCGTGAGGCATCGGATGATTTGCCATCATCttggtgcgccgccgctgccgcacctgtTAATCGGTCAGCagagcagcatcagcagcagcgcacactACGGCTGCATCACCTGGCGATTAGTCTGCTCAAGGGATTACCacgcctgccgcagctcacCGTCCACCTGCCTCAGCTTTGCTGGGATGACAGTGAGTCGAGAGGAGCCTGGCGCGCCTCGGCCGCGGTCGCGGACGACTGCCTGGGCGACGGATCAGGCAGCCGTTTTGCGGGCATCAGCTTCACGCACATGAGCCACGTGGTGGACTCTGTGCGCCAGTGCAGCCCGTGCGTCGTGTACCTGAGCGGTGTGGAAGAGTGGCTGAGAGGCACTagcgcagagcgagagacggcAGCCACTGACTTGTCTTCAGACGACGAAGGGGTAGTCCGCGCCGGCTCCGAGGCGGCATCGCACACGGACTCCTCACGGCCCGACGCGTTCACCACTTCCGCAGATGCCAAGGTGGCTATCGATGGTGCAGAGGGCCTGTCGCCcgtgcaccagcagcagctctctcGCAGGCGGCAGCATCTATTACAGGTGTTCCGCTACTACCTGAACACGATGGCTGACACGGACGTCATCTTTCTGCTTCCctgcgcgacggctgcgACGTGCGAGCTGCTCATCGGACCAGAGAGCCCTGCCCCCGCCGCTTCCAAGCCGCGGACTGCGTCGACGGCATTATCCCCACAACAGCTGGACTCCCTGTCTCCATCTTCACCGACTCTCCAAGCAGACCCACCGAGCGCGGTGCAGCTCAGGCGCTTctcggcgcggcagcagcttctgcaTCCGCAGTTCTCTGTGGTGGTCGCAGCCGTATCCGCCGCACCACTGCCTAATGACCTGCGCCACTTCGTGGAGTACGTCTACCGCATCGTCGCCATGACGCttcagctgcaccaccgcaccgCTGTGGCCAGTGCAACAAGCGAGCCCACAAAGGTGCACGGggagacgagggcgacggcggccgtaGGGCCTTCTGGCGCACTAGTGGTCGATAAAGCACCACCGTCGTCACCGCTCTCCGCCGCTAATCTGCGTgctcgccggcgcgccgACCGCGCCCAACGGTGCGAGCTCTGGCGCAGGGTCGAGTACCGTCGCCtacagctgcgccacgtgcTGATGAAGTGGGTGAGCCAGTACATCAACTCGGGCAAGTTCAAACTGTTGGCCAGCGCCGACCTCGACCTCGCTGCTGATAGCCCGCAGTTCAAgtcgtggcagcagcacacgcgccaccATCGCATTGGTCTGCAGGACATCCTCGAGAAGATCGAGGACGAGGCGTACGTATGTCTCTCACAGTACCACGACGATATTGACCAGCTCGTGCGCAACGTGCGTTCTTTCTTTCGCACGCGGGCGGCGCAGGATCAGCGCTACCGCCTCAAGGCGCTGGACCTGAAGGAGACCTGTCTGCTGAATATGTACAAACTGAACCGTGCCGTCATTCGCTTCTGCGAGGAGACGCGCGACATTCACGAGCCCTCGTCGGATGAGGATGCAGCCGACGTgggagaggcgcagcgcgttgGGGCCGAGGGGCCAGGGCGAGATCCCACGGCTCTGGTCTCCAAGGATGCGGACCCGGCCCTCATCGCCGAGCAGTCTCGCCGGGCCATGAGCTTCTCTCAGCGTCCCTCGGCCCCGGTGCGGCGGAAGTCGCGGCGGTACTacggagagcggcgacgtcgccgaaAGCCCAAGAAAGACTCGAAGGCAGAAACGAGGAAGACGGCAGACGAAGTGGTGCTGACgagtgacggcggtggcgacgacgatAGCGTTGACGGTGACGAGGAGGGTGAGCGAGTTTCGAACGAAGGCTCAGCCAGTGAGAAacaagcggcagcaccagcagcagaggaggaggacgtcaCAGCGAACGGTAGCCGCACGTCTGCTTCTGGTATGGCCAAGGACAGAGCATCTGTCTTGATCACTGCCTCATCGGCCCAGGACTGGGCATGCGGCCTTCTTGCCTCCCTGTCCTACACACGCCTCTACCAAGTCTTCAAGTCGATGATGCGTGGACTAGAGATGGAGGTGCGCGGCGCAGAGTGTCAGGTGACGTCGACCGTTCTCCCTGGTGAGGCTAGAAAGCCGAATGACGCTGCAGGCGTCCCACTAATAGTGACGGGGGATAGTGAGCGAGCACCAGATGCGTACGCCGCGACGGTGTTCAGGCAGCTTCTGCTCGCAGCAGTCGGTGAGTGA
- a CDS encoding 40S ribosomal protein S5 translates to MSSKTPKLFNKWSFEGLETSELALRDHISTTAAYVPHTSGRWQKRRFHKARMPIVERLANGLMFKGRGNGRKLQAARLLKHTLEIIHLLTDENPLQVVVDAVSKGAPREDSTRVGSGGVVRRQAVDVSPMRRVNEAIYQMCKGAREAAFRNLKSMPECLADEIVNASKGSSNSYAIKKKDEVERVAKANR, encoded by the coding sequence ATGAGCAGCAAGACTCCCAAGCTCTTCAACAAGTGGTCGTTCGAGGGCCTCGAGACGTCGGAGCTGGCCCTCCGCGACCACATCTCGACGACGGCCGCGTATGTGCCCCACACGTCTGGTCGCTGGCAGAAGCGCCGCTTCCACAAGGCCCGCATGCCGATTGTTGAGCGCCTGGCCAATGGCCTGATGTTCAAGGGCCGCGGCAACGGTCGCAAGCTGCAGGCTGCGCGTCTGCTGAAGCACACACTGGAAATCATCCACCTGCTGACGGACGAGAACCCCCTGCAGGTTGTTGTGGACGCCGTGTCGAAGGGTGCGCCGCGTGAGGACTCGACCCGCGTCGGCTCCGGTGGTGTTGTGCGCCGCCAGGCCGTGGACGTGTCACCGATGCGCCGTGTGAACGAGGCGATCTACCAGATGTGCAAGGGCGCGCGCGAGGCTGCCTTCCGCAACCTGAAGTCGATGCCGGAGTGCCTCGCGGACGAGATCGTGAACGCGTCCAAGGGTAGCTCGAACTCGTACGCCATCAAGAAGAAGGATGAGGTGGAGCGCGTGGCCAAGGCTAACCGGTAA
- a CDS encoding 40S ribosomal protein S5, which produces MPIVERLANGLMFKGRGNGRKLQAARLLKHTLEIIHLLTDENPLQVVVDAVSKGAPREDSTRVGSGGVVRRQAVDVSPMRRVNEAIYQMCKGAREAAFRNLKSMPECLADEIVNASKGSSNSYAIKKKDEVERVAKANR; this is translated from the coding sequence ATGCCGATTGTTGAGCGCCTGGCCAATGGCCTGATGTTCAAGGGCCGCGGCAACGGTCGCAAGCTGCAGGCTGCGCGTCTGCTGAAGCACACACTGGAAATCATCCACCTGCTGACGGACGAGAACCCCCTGCAGGTTGTTGTGGACGCCGTGTCGAAGGGTGCGCCGCGTGAGGACTCGACCCGCGTCGGCTCCGGTGGTGTTGTGCGCCGCCAGGCCGTGGACGTGTCACCGATGCGCCGTGTGAACGAGGCGATCTACCAGATGTGCAAGGGCGCGCGCGAGGCTGCCTTCCGCAACCTGAAGTCGATGCCGGAGTGCCTCGCGGACGAGATCGTGAACGCGTCCAAGGGTAGCTCGAACTCGTACGCCATCAAGAAGAAGGATGAGGTGGAGCGCGTGGCCAAGGCTAACCGGTAA
- a CDS encoding adaptin-related protein-like protein: MPNVFVTGAAYFSRGFDAPMVKEDLASQNEPRQLSALYQVVAYMTMGKDMSSLFNEVSALTSSANSTMKRLAYLYLMENSRVQPERTVLQAGTFVKDTLHDSPLVRGAGLRTMTGIQLSVMADFDTGPLSRCLEDSSAYVRRIAAMGVLKQYSKAPNVSSASDLLDKLKGLLKDKNAAVAGSAVRAMLELQYRNAPVSYIYALLEARPHLIEMLLHGNEWTTVYLLEGLAIAMMWECHEAVGRERHRRRGLQPSVSSSTGVHSTAELASTALRPGSHPAAHGEDDDELETLRRQYIAEGEETLEAVLPLMQYASPIIVLSAIRVVGLFLHSVTASRLRVPEAEQSRLLQRYTTSLVQPLVELLEAPRFEMQYVVLRNIAQFLTPVFTPYLAAHLSKFLVKFEDPIYVKMEKLNLLVRFANSENGLRVLDELMVYTREADVALVRTAINAIGVLATMLPELSEECVRQLGQLIATRVPHLVEDTVAVVQMVLRCYPGKFTDIIPPLCASLTILGATEAKAAVAWVLGEYPDSVSESVIEYLSVLVNQFMQQPRLVQCATMTALAKLYLRSARHAPGKDSNSAIKNGAQAMLEKVLSACTDSLYPDLRDRAFFYWRLITLDPDVAKRMLTTTEAVKLGANCWDELGHYSSQQPGTGSGLQELGTLASVTSKPLRLLIGDNVIGSSNKCLVGVNDDEDTNSGEEGDNNEANGYTGGSSNGSAAAKVPLATAANTSLTTAHGAAATVLPSSETTTTFSTVLTPAQGNGVQVEMMWSQSGSKLVLCSRLRLVAGEDYMHHTRVLTMQINWNMFGLGVAQVFPTTSLECDDKPTEVSVLVACNNRKSPTAELQVAIELECIGVRYVLAPPIPTAYLLLPATGCEPHFFAEQWRALGHSVWDMPPQLQELKSDPTRLTTNLLRVYCLNLVHRRELPAKGLLVLLLYCETIGHERLLAQATLNVRGSTLIALSVRSADTPVAAYVGEFIMRALCPLSTD, translated from the coding sequence ATGCCGAACGTGTTTGTCACTGGCGCGGCTTACTTCAGCCGTGGCTTCGATGCGCCCATGGTGAAGGAGGACTTGGCGAGCCAAAACGAACCACGCCAGCTCTCAGCCCTCTACCAGGTTGTGGCGTACATGACGATGGGCAAGGACATGTCGAGCCTCTTTAATGAAGTCTCCGCGCTCACCTCCAGCGCAAACAGCACCATGAAGCGACTGGCGTACTTGTACTTGATGGAGAACAGCCGTGTGCAGCCGGAGCGTACGGTGCTGCAGGCTGGCACGTTCGTGAAGGACACCCTGCACGACTCACCGCTcgtccgcggcgccggcctgCGTACCATGACGGGTATTCAACTGTCCGTCATGGCCGACTTCGACACAGGCCCGCTCAGCCGCTGTCTGGAGGACAGCTCCGCGTATGTGCGACGCATCGCCGCGATGGGCGTGCTGAAGCAGTACTCCAAGGCACCAAACGTGTCGTCTGCGTCGGATCTGCTCGACAAGCTCAAGGGGCTGCTTAAGGACAAGAACGCCGCGGTCGCCGGGTCCGCGGTGCGAGCCATGCTGGAGCTGCAGTACCGCAACGCGCCCGTCTCGTACATCTACGCGCTGCTCGAGGCTCGCCCGCACCTGATCGAGATGCTGTTGCATGGCAACGAGTGGACGACGGTGTACCTACTTGAGGGCCTCGCTATTGCGATGATGTGGGAATGCCACGAGGCGGTGGGCCGCgagcgtcaccgccgccgcgggctTCAGCCTTCCGTATCCTCGAGCACTGGCGTCCACAGCACCGCGGAGCTGGCTTCGACCGCGCTGCGGCCCGGCAGTCACCCCGCCGCGCACGGCGAAGACGATGATGAGCTTGAAACGCTTCGCCGACAGTACATcgccgagggcgaggagacactggaggcggtgctgccacTGATGCAGTACGCAAGCCCCATCATTGTGCTCAGCGCCATCCGAGTTGTCGGGCTCTTTTTGCATTCGGTTACCGCATCCCGTCTGCGCGTTCCGGAGGCGGAGCAGTCGCGGCTTTTGCAGCGCTATACCACCTCTCTTGTTCAGCCGCTGGTAGAGCTGCTCGAGGCGCCGAGGTTTGAGATGCAGTACGTGGTCCTGCGCAACATCGCCCAGTTCCTGACACCTGTGTTCACACCGTACCTGGCTGCACATCTTAGCAAGTTCCTCGTCAAGTTCGAGGATCCTATCTATGTGAAGATGGAGAAGCTAAATCTCCTGGTGCGCTTCGCCAACAGCGAGAACGGCTTGCGCGTGTTAGATGAGCTCATGGTGTACACCCGCGAGGCAGACGTCGCGCTGGTGCGCACGGCCATCAACGCCATTGGCGTGCTGGCCACAATGCTTCCAGAGCTGTCGGAGGAGTGCGTGCGCCAGCTGGGGCAGCTCATTGccacgcgtgtgccgcacTTGGTGGAGGACACGGTTGCCGTGGTGCAGatggtgctgcgctgctACCCGGGTAAGTTCACCGACATCATACCGCCTTTGTGCGCCTCACTGACAATTTTGGGGGCGACagaggcaaaggcggcggtggcgtgggtGCTCGGTGAGTACCCCGACAGCGTCTCCGAGTCCGTCATCGAGTACCTTTCGGTGCTGGTGAACCAGTTcatgcagcagccgcgcctcgTCCAGTGCGCCACCATGACGGCACTGGCAAAGCTGTACCTGCGCAGCGCTCGCCATGCACCGGGCAAGGACAGCAACAGCGCCATCAAGAACGGGGCGCAGGCCATGCTGGAGAAGGTGTTGAGCGCGTGCACGGACTCGCTGTACCCCGACCTGCGCGATCGCGCTTTCTTCTACTGGCGCCTCATCACCCTGGACCCGGATGTGGCGAAGCGCATGCTCACGACCACGGAGGCGGTAAAGCTCGGCGCCAACTGCTGGGACGAGCTTGGTCACTACTCCTCCCAGCAGCCGGGCACCGGTAGCGGCCTGCAGGAGCTCGGCACGCTCGCCTCTGTTACGTCCAAGCCGCTCCGCCTGCTCATCGGAGACAACGTGATTGGCAGCTCAAACAAGTGCTTGGTTGGCGTCAACGACGATGAGGACACCAATAGCGGTGAGGAAGGCGACAACAATGAAGCTAACGGGtacaccggcggcagcagcaacgggtCTGCTGCGGCAAAGGTGCCGTTGGCCACGGCTGCCAACACTTCCTTGACGACCGCtcacggcgccgcggcgaccgtGCTGCCCTCGAGTGAGACCACCACGACCTTCTCGACGGTGCTGACTCCCGCGCAAGGCAACGGTGTGCAGGTGGAGATGATGTGGTCGCAGTCGGGCTCGAAGCTGGTGTTGTGCTCTCGTCTGCGCCTCGTGGCTGGCGAGGACTACATGCACCACACCCGCGTGCTCACGATGCAGATCAACTGGAACATGTTCGGCCTTGGTGTGGCGCAGGTGTTCCCCACGACGTCGCTCGAGTGCGATGACAAGCCGACAGAGGTGAGCGTGCTGGTCGCGTGCAACAACAGGAAGTCGCCGACAGCGGAGCTTCAAGTGGCCATTGAGCTAGAGTGCATTGGAGTACGCTACGTGCTGGCACCGCCGATCCCGACAGCCTACCTTCTGCTCCCTGCGACCGGGTGCGAGCCGCATTTCTTTGCCGAGCAATGGCGTGCGCTCGGCCACTCCGTGTGGGACATGCccccgcagctgcaggagctcaAGTCTGACCCGACGCGGTTGACGACGAACTTGCTGCGCGTGTACTGCTTGAATCTGGTCCACCGACGCGAGCTACCGGCGAAGGGGCTTTTGGTGCTTCTCCTATACTGCGAAACGATTGGCCATGAGCGTCTGCTGGCTCAGGCGACGCTGAACGTGAGGGGAAGCACACTGATAGCGCTCAGCGTGCGTTCTGCTGACACTCCGGTTGCTGCCTATGTAGGCGAGTTCATTATGCGCGCCTTGTGTCCGCTATCGACGGACTGA